One Maribacter cobaltidurans genomic window carries:
- the rpsG gene encoding 30S ribosomal protein S7, whose product MRKRQAKKRPLLPDPRFNDQLVTRFVNMMMWDGKKSVAFSVFYDAIDIVEAKKTDEEKTALELWKDALSNVMPHVEVRSRRVGGATFQIPMQIRPDRKISTAMKWLISYARKRNEKGMSQKLAAEILAAAKEEGAAVKKRVDTHKMAEANKAFSHFRF is encoded by the coding sequence ATGAGAAAAAGACAGGCAAAGAAAAGACCACTTTTACCAGATCCAAGGTTTAATGACCAGTTGGTGACAAGATTTGTCAATATGATGATGTGGGACGGTAAAAAGTCAGTAGCGTTTAGTGTTTTTTATGATGCCATCGATATTGTCGAGGCAAAAAAGACAGATGAAGAGAAAACTGCTTTAGAGCTATGGAAGGATGCATTGAGTAATGTAATGCCCCACGTAGAGGTAAGGAGTAGAAGAGTTGGTGGTGCAACCTTTCAAATACCCATGCAAATTAGACCTGACAGAAAAATTTCTACGGCTATGAAATGGTTGATAAGTTATGCTAGAAAGCGTAACGAGAAAGGAATGTCCCAAAAATTGGCTGCCGAGATTTTGGCTGCGGCTAAGGAAGAAGGTGCTGCTGTTAAAAAGAGGGTCGATACCCATAAGATGGCAGAAGCGAATAAAGCATTTTCCCACTTTAGATTCTAA
- the rpsL gene encoding 30S ribosomal protein S12 — protein MPTISQLVRTGRATITKKSKSAALDSCPQRRGVCTRVYTTTPKKPNSAMRKVARVRLTNGKEVNAYIPGEGHNLQEHSIVLVRGGRVKDLPGVRYHIVRGALDTAGVAGRTQRRSKYGAKRPKK, from the coding sequence ATGCCAACAATTTCACAATTAGTACGAACAGGAAGGGCCACAATTACCAAGAAGAGTAAATCGGCTGCTTTGGATTCGTGTCCTCAAAGAAGGGGTGTATGTACTCGTGTATATACTACAACTCCTAAAAAACCAAACTCTGCAATGAGAAAAGTTGCCAGGGTAAGGTTGACGAACGGGAAAGAGGTTAACGCCTATATTCCTGGTGAGGGTCACAACTTGCAAGAGCACTCGATAGTATTGGTAAGAGGCGGAAGAGTAAAGGACTTGCCAGGAGTTAGATATCATATCGTTCGTGGGGCATTGGACACAGCAGGTGTGGCCGGTAGAACACAACGTAGGTCTAAATATGGTGCTAAACGTCCCAAGAAGTAA
- a CDS encoding SusC/RagA family TonB-linked outer membrane protein, which produces MRTKLNGLLTLLLALIVHISYAQEKTVSGTVTDQSGLPLPGVNILVKGTTTGTQTDFDGNYNISASQGETLVFTYIGQKTVSMVVGSDNTINVQMEDDATALEEVVVTSLGLKRESRSLGYSVAKVDGDQIAQRAETDAVRAMQGKMPGVNIVGAGGAPGQSTKINIRGMSSLTGNTQPLFVVDGVPFDNSVNSDQGAAQNTVFSSRAFDLDPNSIESISVLKGAAASALYGSRATNGVVLITTKGARQASRKGMEVRYNSSLAMTQISGIPDYQDVYTQGSNQLYNGGFIGNWGSPFPEYVDSINEEYGTNYTPFYSLYPDGSNYPAGTASNPVSNRFPGVFPELMQDYVMPDGSVVSVSAPYKIEPHDIIGGFFRQGITSDHSVSVSAGGEKSNLNVGFSNMNQSGIVPNQGAGRTNLYAGGNARLDNGLTVSGTINYVNTTQKSPSSGASAFNDYFGGGGGSIYSRLFYLPRNFDLNGLPWENPADGSNIFYRALDNPIWIANNNLYKSEVNRVYGNVSVGYDINDWLNVTLKGGVNTYHEKRRRNERPGGIANPDGYVRTTDLDNTEKDINLLFNINKDFGEKFNMTAVIGMNGNQREYTERGVVGNQIISTGLNRFDATATLIPTRDYSRLRRLYGVFADINFGYNDWLFLNVVGRNDWSSTLPQGANSYFYPGASISMMLSEVIPMPGFINSLKVRAANTKVGNDADPYRTSTNYFIATPFTSPVYGLNNIASRDNLLGNAQLKPEFTTEFEAGLSAVMFNSRLSLDVTYFDRTSTEQIARASVARSSGFADRIVNVGELSNKGWEIGLDVYPVSNENFKWNMYTAFSKVKSLVVDAGPTGEIFIGGPGTSLGTIHRNGFPYGQIFGTKNARDAEGNLLINKETGLPFASATSDIIGDPNPDFTLGVTNSFTYKNFTLRALIDWKQGGDFYSFTAASLMLRGQLANSVDREALRVVPGVYGNVQTFEPVLDGNGNTVQNTTPITAFDSHFTDGWGAYGQDEVNIYDGTTIRLRELGLSYSLPEKFLENTPFGSLTFSLSGRNLWWKAPNVLEGLNLDPEVLAETAASNVQGFEYGATPTTKTYSFNLSLSF; this is translated from the coding sequence ATGAGAACAAAACTAAATGGATTGTTAACGCTCTTGTTGGCGTTGATTGTGCATATATCCTATGCACAGGAAAAAACGGTTTCCGGTACAGTTACCGACCAAAGTGGTCTACCCCTACCAGGTGTGAACATTTTAGTCAAAGGTACTACCACCGGTACACAAACCGATTTTGATGGAAATTACAACATTTCAGCTTCGCAAGGCGAAACACTTGTTTTTACCTATATAGGTCAAAAAACTGTTTCAATGGTAGTTGGATCTGACAACACCATCAATGTTCAAATGGAGGATGACGCCACGGCTCTTGAGGAAGTTGTTGTAACTTCCCTAGGTCTAAAAAGGGAATCCAGATCATTAGGTTATTCGGTCGCCAAGGTAGACGGTGATCAAATTGCCCAAAGGGCGGAAACGGATGCCGTTAGGGCCATGCAAGGTAAAATGCCTGGTGTAAACATTGTAGGTGCCGGTGGTGCACCTGGACAATCCACAAAAATAAACATACGTGGTATGTCTTCCTTAACAGGAAACACCCAACCTCTTTTTGTTGTGGACGGTGTTCCCTTTGACAACAGTGTTAACAGCGATCAAGGGGCTGCCCAAAACACGGTATTCTCCAGTAGGGCATTTGATTTAGACCCTAATTCCATTGAGAGCATTTCCGTACTTAAAGGAGCCGCAGCATCTGCCCTATATGGTTCTAGGGCCACGAACGGCGTGGTACTTATTACCACGAAAGGTGCCAGACAAGCCTCAAGAAAGGGAATGGAGGTTCGCTACAATTCCTCTTTAGCGATGACCCAAATTTCTGGAATTCCTGATTATCAAGATGTATATACACAGGGTTCCAACCAGCTTTACAATGGAGGTTTCATTGGAAACTGGGGTTCTCCTTTTCCTGAATATGTAGATAGTATCAACGAAGAATATGGGACAAACTATACTCCTTTTTATTCTTTATATCCTGATGGTTCCAATTATCCGGCTGGAACCGCTTCCAACCCGGTAAGCAATAGATTTCCGGGAGTTTTTCCAGAACTAATGCAGGATTATGTAATGCCCGATGGATCTGTGGTATCAGTATCCGCTCCTTATAAAATTGAACCTCACGATATTATTGGAGGGTTCTTTAGACAAGGTATTACTTCTGATCATTCTGTTAGTGTAAGTGCCGGAGGTGAAAAATCCAATCTCAATGTTGGTTTTTCCAATATGAATCAATCTGGTATAGTTCCCAATCAAGGTGCCGGAAGAACAAACCTTTATGCCGGTGGTAACGCTAGATTGGATAATGGGCTAACTGTTTCCGGTACAATAAACTATGTTAATACCACCCAAAAATCACCATCGTCAGGAGCAAGTGCCTTCAACGATTATTTTGGTGGTGGCGGAGGTTCCATTTATTCTAGGTTGTTTTATCTTCCCAGAAACTTTGATCTAAACGGTCTTCCATGGGAAAACCCTGCTGATGGTTCCAATATCTTCTATAGGGCATTGGACAACCCAATCTGGATTGCCAACAACAACCTATATAAAAGTGAAGTAAACCGTGTTTACGGTAACGTATCTGTAGGCTATGATATAAATGACTGGTTGAACGTTACCCTTAAGGGAGGTGTAAACACCTATCATGAGAAACGTAGAAGAAACGAAAGACCTGGAGGTATTGCTAATCCTGATGGTTATGTAAGAACCACAGACTTGGATAACACTGAAAAGGATATTAACCTGCTATTCAATATCAATAAAGATTTCGGTGAGAAATTCAATATGACAGCGGTTATCGGTATGAACGGAAACCAAAGGGAATATACTGAAAGAGGTGTTGTAGGTAACCAAATAATTTCTACCGGTCTCAATAGATTTGATGCAACGGCCACACTAATTCCAACCAGGGACTACTCCAGATTGAGAAGATTGTATGGTGTGTTTGCGGATATCAATTTTGGCTACAACGACTGGTTATTCCTAAACGTAGTAGGTAGAAACGATTGGTCTTCAACATTGCCACAGGGGGCAAATAGCTATTTCTATCCAGGTGCCAGTATTTCCATGATGCTAAGTGAGGTAATTCCTATGCCAGGATTTATAAACTCATTAAAAGTAAGGGCGGCGAACACCAAAGTGGGTAATGATGCTGATCCTTACAGAACATCTACGAACTACTTTATTGCTACACCTTTTACTTCTCCAGTATATGGTTTGAACAATATTGCCTCCAGAGATAATCTTTTAGGTAATGCCCAATTAAAGCCAGAGTTTACAACGGAGTTTGAGGCGGGTCTTTCGGCTGTTATGTTCAATAGTAGATTGAGCTTGGATGTAACCTACTTTGACAGGACATCCACCGAACAAATTGCCAGGGCTTCCGTTGCACGTTCTTCTGGTTTTGCGGACAGAATCGTAAACGTTGGTGAACTTTCCAACAAAGGATGGGAAATTGGATTGGATGTTTATCCAGTATCCAACGAAAATTTTAAATGGAATATGTACACCGCGTTCTCCAAGGTTAAATCCTTAGTAGTGGATGCAGGTCCTACTGGTGAAATTTTTATTGGTGGTCCTGGAACTTCCTTGGGTACCATTCATAGAAACGGCTTCCCTTACGGGCAAATCTTCGGAACCAAAAATGCAAGGGATGCCGAAGGGAACTTATTGATAAATAAGGAAACCGGTTTGCCATTTGCATCTGCAACCTCAGATATTATCGGTGACCCTAACCCTGACTTCACGTTAGGTGTTACAAATAGTTTTACCTATAAAAACTTTACATTGAGGGCGTTGATCGATTGGAAACAAGGTGGAGACTTTTACTCCTTTACCGCTGCTTCCTTGATGTTACGTGGTCAATTAGCGAATTCGGTAGATCGTGAAGCACTAAGGGTAGTACCTGGTGTCTATGGAAATGTACAGACCTTTGAACCTGTTTTGGACGGTAACGGTAATACGGTACAAAACACTACTCCAATAACTGCCTTTGACTCTCACTTTACTGATGGTTGGGGAGCCTATGGACAGGACGAAGTAAACATATATGATGGAACAACCATTAGACTTAGGGAATTGGGGCTTAGCTATTCATTACCTGAAAAATTCTTGGAAAACACCCCATTTGGCTCATTGACTTTCTCTTTAAGCGGAAGAAACCTATGGTGGAAGGCACCTAATGTGCTAGAAGGTCTAAACTTAGACCCAGAGGTATTGGCTGAAACGGCGGCATCCAACGTTCAAGGTTTTGAATATGGAGCTACACCAACGACTAAAACGTATAGTTTCAACCTATCCTTGTCATTCTAA
- a CDS encoding SusD/RagB family nutrient-binding outer membrane lipoprotein → MMKKMKINLRRYIKTAVFTMALTMATVGCEFQELDINTDPNTASEVSLDLLLTSAQFNGLNTFAGGLNNSQMGFQAINTSSDDFNFTNSSWNGTWNYLYSVPLKDLEEMIRAADPELSPNYLGVAQVLKAYYFTTMVDLWGDVPYTEAFAGNYSEPILEPVYDGGANIYADAFALIDAGIANLGKDQATSLDGDIIYGGSTSKWIKAANSLKLRLLIQTKNVQDNAAAIQAIVDGDNYIQTAADDFQLRFSALKNPDNRHPMYIDGYAGGEAGYSYFGSQLMFEMLSKRDPRTPFYFKRQTSSLLNPDDTTDKQTIPCSQRDDCIYAYFPYSPVVTQGVFGKAPEDLTDDEREYLGGFFGRDRSDPSGIPNDNPLRTTVGAYPAAGLFDVSASTTGGNQFGTGDGIFPIITSWMVKFYLLEAQITLGVSTGSTEADLLEAALEEQFEKVIAVGTAADPAASADIDTWPETYDWPITYKNEEDYIGDVIAAYPTGGTSAQRLNYVLKQAWYANFGNGYEGYNAFRRTGFPSDIQAPLQLPRNFALSLPYAQDELNLNSNTPDKVYDSPSSGAIFWDTLKFQF, encoded by the coding sequence ATGATGAAAAAGATGAAAATAAATCTAAGAAGATATATAAAAACTGCTGTTTTTACCATGGCTCTTACCATGGCGACAGTCGGTTGTGAATTTCAGGAACTGGATATTAACACAGATCCCAACACGGCTTCCGAAGTCTCTTTGGACCTGTTATTGACGAGTGCCCAGTTTAATGGCTTAAATACCTTTGCAGGTGGCCTAAATAATTCCCAAATGGGTTTTCAGGCAATCAATACAAGCAGTGACGATTTCAATTTCACCAATTCCTCCTGGAATGGCACATGGAACTATTTGTACAGTGTACCCCTAAAGGATTTGGAAGAGATGATACGCGCGGCCGATCCAGAGCTTAGTCCTAATTATTTAGGAGTAGCACAGGTCTTAAAAGCCTATTATTTTACTACTATGGTAGATTTATGGGGCGATGTTCCGTATACTGAAGCTTTTGCCGGAAATTACAGCGAACCCATTTTGGAGCCCGTTTATGATGGTGGCGCTAACATCTATGCTGATGCCTTTGCACTGATAGATGCGGGTATTGCAAATCTTGGTAAGGACCAAGCTACATCGTTGGATGGAGACATTATCTATGGAGGTTCTACTTCCAAATGGATAAAGGCGGCCAATTCATTAAAGTTGCGTTTGCTTATCCAAACCAAAAACGTTCAGGATAACGCTGCCGCCATACAAGCCATAGTAGACGGTGACAATTACATCCAAACAGCGGCAGATGATTTTCAATTACGCTTTTCTGCACTAAAAAACCCAGATAATAGACACCCAATGTATATTGATGGATATGCAGGCGGTGAAGCTGGCTATTCCTATTTTGGTTCTCAGTTGATGTTCGAGATGCTTTCCAAAAGAGACCCTAGAACACCATTTTACTTTAAGCGTCAGACATCGTCTCTTTTAAATCCAGACGATACCACGGACAAGCAGACCATACCTTGTTCACAAAGGGATGATTGTATTTATGCCTATTTTCCATATAGCCCTGTTGTAACTCAAGGTGTTTTTGGTAAAGCTCCTGAAGATCTTACTGATGATGAAAGAGAGTATCTAGGTGGATTCTTTGGTCGTGACCGCTCTGACCCATCTGGTATACCTAACGATAACCCTTTGAGAACTACCGTAGGTGCTTATCCTGCTGCAGGTCTATTTGATGTTTCGGCCTCTACTACAGGAGGTAACCAATTTGGTACTGGAGACGGAATTTTTCCGATCATTACTTCATGGATGGTTAAATTTTACCTGTTGGAAGCCCAAATTACGTTAGGCGTTTCCACTGGTTCTACGGAAGCCGATCTTCTTGAAGCGGCCTTGGAAGAACAATTTGAAAAGGTAATAGCGGTTGGAACAGCGGCAGACCCTGCAGCTTCTGCGGATATCGATACTTGGCCAGAAACTTATGATTGGCCGATAACTTACAAGAACGAAGAGGACTATATTGGCGACGTTATTGCTGCCTACCCTACTGGAGGAACTAGTGCACAGCGCTTGAACTATGTACTTAAACAAGCATGGTATGCTAACTTTGGAAATGGTTATGAAGGATATAACGCATTTAGAAGAACTGGTTTCCCTTCCGATATCCAGGCACCATTACAATTGCCACGTAACTTTGCATTATCCCTACCTTACGCGCAGGATGAGTTAAACCTAAACAGCAATACACCCGACAAAGTATATGATAGCCCAAGTAGTGGAGCAATCTTTTGGGATACTCTGAAATTTCAGTTTTAA
- a CDS encoding redoxin domain-containing protein has protein sequence MDSLHSMHFSPTSPVHPASDINDSINRVQQVNREDFSILKENNIDKPMVLIFLGSDCPISQKYGNTIRNLYALYKDSVNFYGIFPENFKDSEIIDFKKIYQIEFDLISDKNNELAKQLKASHTPQTYLINPSGKVLYQGAIDNWFYALGKNRRQVTKHYLENAIKSVLQGTPVKVTYTQAIGCFIEYKD, from the coding sequence ATGGATTCGTTACATTCCATGCATTTCAGTCCAACGTCTCCCGTACACCCCGCTTCTGACATTAATGATTCAATCAACAGAGTTCAGCAAGTAAATCGAGAAGATTTTAGTATTCTAAAAGAAAATAATATCGATAAGCCTATGGTATTGATTTTTCTTGGAAGTGATTGCCCTATTTCCCAGAAATATGGTAATACGATTAGAAATCTTTATGCGCTTTATAAAGATTCTGTAAATTTCTATGGAATTTTTCCAGAAAATTTTAAAGACAGCGAAATAATAGACTTCAAGAAAATTTATCAAATAGAATTTGACCTTATAAGTGACAAAAACAACGAATTAGCCAAGCAATTGAAAGCTTCCCATACTCCTCAAACCTATCTAATAAATCCTTCCGGAAAAGTTTTGTATCAAGGTGCTATCGACAACTGGTTTTATGCATTGGGCAAAAATAGAAGACAAGTTACCAAACACTACTTGGAGAATGCCATTAAATCAGTATTACAAGGGACTCCCGTAAAAGTAACTTACACCCAAGCCATTGGGTGCTTTATAGAATATAAAGATTAG
- a CDS encoding aryl-sulfate sulfotransferase: MKNTLSHIIRKCLYCFLLIIIHSCTGDDYDPEKIAEEQKEEPPITPIVETIDGDMGTATFYDKNLVEDHYILVNDAMSNRVYLMDKNADIVYEWPLGDRKIGNDVVLLENGTLLASLQDEDSTEILFGGFGGKIQYIAKNGDILWDYTYSNNEHRLHHDVELLPNGNVLAIAWERMEKVAAVENGSKHDTDLFPESVIEINPNTNEIVWEWHAKNHLIQDFDETKLNFGAVEENPQLINLNYNETDDGNIMHINGIGYDSLNDLIYLSVNFYSEVWVVDHSTSREEASSHSGGNFGRGGDLIYRFGNPTTQNGETSERIFVNNHFPNLFEPSKMLIFTNGGDLGRSTVYELRLPEELTQQTIPDLTFPEILWSFTDSELYSPKVSGAVRLPNGNTLITEGDYGIWEVTDTGKVVWKFSGEGFFWRAYHYSKDDPAIQSLGL; encoded by the coding sequence ATGAAAAATACTTTATCCCATATAATAAGAAAATGTCTGTACTGTTTTTTATTGATTATAATACATTCATGTACTGGAGATGATTACGACCCAGAAAAAATAGCAGAAGAACAAAAGGAAGAACCCCCAATAACTCCTATTGTTGAAACTATTGACGGTGATATGGGCACTGCTACCTTTTATGACAAAAATCTTGTTGAAGACCATTATATTCTCGTAAACGACGCTATGAGCAATAGGGTTTATCTTATGGATAAAAATGCGGATATTGTTTATGAGTGGCCATTGGGTGATAGAAAAATAGGAAATGATGTAGTCTTACTTGAAAATGGCACTTTATTAGCTTCATTGCAAGATGAGGATAGTACTGAAATACTCTTTGGTGGTTTTGGAGGGAAAATCCAATACATAGCAAAAAATGGGGATATTTTATGGGACTATACATACTCCAATAACGAGCATAGATTACACCATGATGTTGAATTATTGCCCAACGGTAACGTTTTAGCAATCGCTTGGGAAAGAATGGAAAAAGTGGCAGCAGTCGAAAATGGGTCGAAACATGATACCGACTTATTTCCGGAATCTGTAATTGAAATTAACCCTAATACTAATGAAATTGTATGGGAATGGCATGCGAAAAATCACTTAATTCAAGATTTTGACGAAACTAAATTGAACTTTGGGGCCGTTGAAGAAAATCCACAACTAATCAACTTAAATTATAATGAGACCGATGACGGTAACATAATGCACATAAATGGCATAGGATATGATTCACTAAACGACCTGATTTACCTAAGCGTAAATTTTTATAGTGAAGTATGGGTAGTTGACCATTCCACGTCAAGGGAAGAAGCCTCAAGCCATTCAGGAGGTAATTTTGGGCGCGGAGGGGATTTAATTTATAGGTTTGGTAACCCTACCACCCAGAATGGCGAGACTTCCGAGCGTATCTTTGTTAATAACCATTTTCCTAATCTATTTGAACCATCCAAAATGTTGATTTTCACAAATGGTGGTGATTTGGGAAGGTCCACGGTTTATGAGTTAAGATTACCTGAAGAACTCACCCAACAAACCATACCTGATCTTACATTTCCAGAGATTCTTTGGAGTTTTACGGATTCGGAACTATACTCGCCAAAAGTGTCCGGAGCCGTTAGGTTACCCAATGGAAATACCTTGATAACCGAAGGAGATTATGGAATCTGGGAGGTAACAGATACTGGAAAAGTAGTTTGGAAATTTTCTGGTGAAGGGTTCTTTTGGAGAGCCTACCATTATTCCAAGGATGACCCTGCAATACAATCATTGGGCTTGTAA
- the rlmB gene encoding 23S rRNA (guanosine(2251)-2'-O)-methyltransferase RlmB → MEKTTQIYGIRAIIEAINSNEEIDKVFLQKGLKGDLMRQLESLLRKNEINAVYVPIEKLNRLTKNNHQGAVANISPITFYTIEELVDKASEKSTPPLFLLLDQLSDVRNFGAIIRTAECTGVDGIIIQKKGAAPVTADTIKTSAGAAFKVPIAKVDHIKDAIFYLQASGIKIVSATEKTNDSIYDISLKEPIGIVMGAEDQGISPSILKASDYCAKLPLLGEIESLNVSVACAVFLYEAVRQRILA, encoded by the coding sequence ATGGAAAAAACTACCCAAATCTATGGCATAAGGGCCATTATAGAAGCCATAAATTCTAACGAGGAAATAGATAAGGTCTTTCTTCAAAAAGGACTTAAGGGCGACTTAATGAGACAGCTGGAAAGCCTTCTTAGAAAGAATGAAATTAATGCGGTATACGTCCCGATAGAAAAACTTAACCGACTCACCAAAAACAACCATCAAGGTGCTGTCGCCAACATATCACCCATTACATTCTATACTATTGAGGAATTGGTAGATAAAGCATCTGAAAAATCCACTCCTCCCCTATTTTTACTGTTGGACCAACTTTCGGACGTTCGTAATTTTGGTGCGATTATCAGAACAGCAGAATGCACGGGCGTAGATGGTATCATCATACAAAAAAAAGGGGCCGCCCCGGTAACCGCAGATACTATTAAGACATCTGCTGGAGCCGCCTTTAAAGTTCCTATTGCGAAAGTGGACCACATTAAGGACGCTATCTTCTATTTACAAGCTTCGGGGATAAAAATCGTATCGGCCACAGAGAAAACCAATGACTCCATTTACGATATTTCCCTCAAGGAACCCATCGGTATAGTAATGGGTGCTGAAGATCAAGGTATATCCCCTTCAATCCTTAAAGCTTCCGATTATTGTGCCAAACTACCTTTATTGGGGGAAATTGAATCGCTTAATGTGTCAGTGGCCTGTGCTGTTTTCTTATATGAGGCCGTTCGCCAACGAATTCTGGCTTAA
- a CDS encoding rhomboid family intramembrane serine protease, which produces MSDSDHFKFSNAVLLAPLFGVLAIWSTFWLELLNKTNFNEFGIYPRTLSGLKGVILSPFIHGSLEHLYNNTIPLAILLAALFYFYRSIAVKVILLGLLLSGLITWGIGRPSFHIGASGLIYLLASFIFFKGIFTKHFRLVALSLIVVFIYGSLLWYIFPVKDGISWEGHLGGFLTGLIFALIFEAKVPKPKKYDWERDDFNEDEDPFLKHFDADGNFIESVETEDMEKEEVISIKYHYKKNKGENSTDAD; this is translated from the coding sequence ATGTCAGATTCAGATCATTTTAAGTTTTCCAATGCCGTACTGCTGGCTCCACTGTTCGGAGTATTGGCTATTTGGTCTACCTTTTGGTTGGAATTATTGAATAAAACCAATTTCAACGAGTTTGGTATTTATCCTAGAACTTTGTCAGGACTTAAGGGAGTCATTTTAAGTCCCTTTATTCATGGTTCCCTGGAACATCTTTATAACAATACTATACCGTTGGCAATATTGTTGGCGGCACTTTTCTATTTCTATAGAAGTATCGCCGTTAAAGTCATCCTTTTGGGTTTGCTTCTGTCAGGATTGATTACATGGGGAATTGGCAGGCCTTCATTTCATATCGGTGCGAGTGGTCTTATTTATCTTTTGGCTAGTTTTATATTTTTTAAGGGGATTTTTACAAAACATTTTCGCTTGGTTGCCCTTTCCTTGATAGTTGTGTTTATCTACGGAAGTTTGTTATGGTATATATTCCCGGTCAAGGACGGTATTTCATGGGAAGGACATTTGGGCGGATTTCTCACCGGATTGATATTTGCCCTGATTTTTGAAGCCAAAGTTCCAAAACCGAAAAAATATGATTGGGAGCGGGACGATTTTAACGAGGATGAAGATCCATTCCTAAAACATTTTGATGCCGATGGAAACTTTATAGAATCTGTTGAAACGGAAGATATGGAGAAAGAAGAGGTTATTTCTATCAAGTATCACTACAAGAAGAATAAGGGTGAAAACTCCACGGATGCTGATTAA
- a CDS encoding replication-associated recombination protein A, with translation MNEPLAERVRPQSLEDYISQNHLVGESGSLTNQIKKGIIPSLILWGPPGTGKTTLANIIAKESERPFYVLSAINSGVRDIREVIDKAKQSGGLFTAKNPILFIDEIHRFSKSQQDSLLAAVEKGWVTLIGATTENPSFEVIPALLSRCQVYVLNPFGKEDLELLLKRAMNNDPVLKKKKIKLQETEALLRLSGGDGRKLLNVFELVVNSEPTDEITITDDLVLSKAQKNTVLYDKTGEQHYDIISAFIKSIRGSDPNGAVYWLARMIEGGEDVKFIARRMLISASEDIGLANPTALVIANTTFQAVTTIGYPEARIILSQCAVYLATSPKSNASYMAIGKAQQAVRQTGNLSVPLHLRNAPTKLMKDLGYGEDYKYAHDYENNFVNEEFLPDEISGTAFYKPGKNQRENTLSEFLKRRWKDKYDF, from the coding sequence ATGAACGAACCTCTAGCGGAGCGAGTACGCCCACAAAGTCTTGAAGATTATATTAGTCAAAACCATCTAGTAGGTGAAAGCGGTTCATTGACGAACCAAATCAAAAAAGGAATAATACCTTCATTAATTCTTTGGGGGCCACCAGGTACCGGAAAAACTACCTTGGCCAATATAATTGCAAAGGAAAGCGAACGACCCTTTTATGTGCTTAGTGCCATTAACAGTGGGGTCAGGGATATAAGGGAAGTCATTGACAAAGCAAAGCAGTCAGGAGGATTGTTCACCGCAAAAAACCCTATTTTATTTATAGACGAGATTCATCGTTTTAGCAAGTCTCAACAAGACTCACTTCTTGCTGCCGTTGAAAAGGGGTGGGTCACCTTGATAGGCGCAACCACCGAAAACCCGAGCTTTGAGGTGATTCCTGCGTTATTATCCAGATGTCAGGTTTATGTTTTAAATCCTTTCGGAAAAGAGGATTTGGAACTTCTTTTAAAACGGGCCATGAACAACGATCCTGTTTTAAAAAAGAAAAAAATAAAGCTCCAGGAAACAGAGGCCCTACTTAGATTATCTGGCGGTGATGGCAGAAAACTTCTGAACGTATTCGAACTTGTCGTTAATTCAGAACCTACGGACGAGATTACAATAACGGACGACTTGGTCTTGTCCAAAGCCCAGAAAAACACCGTTTTGTACGACAAGACCGGCGAACAGCATTATGATATAATTTCGGCATTTATAAAATCCATACGTGGTAGTGATCCAAACGGAGCGGTATACTGGCTGGCACGAATGATCGAGGGTGGTGAAGACGTAAAATTCATTGCCAGAAGAATGTTGATTTCCGCTTCTGAAGATATCGGACTTGCAAACCCTACGGCCTTGGTCATAGCAAATACAACTTTCCAAGCCGTAACCACTATAGGCTATCCGGAAGCACGCATCATCCTAAGCCAGTGTGCCGTTTATTTGGCCACATCACCTAAAAGTAACGCAAGTTATATGGCCATAGGCAAGGCTCAGCAAGCAGTGCGACAAACAGGAAATCTTTCTGTCCCTTTACATTTAAGAAATGCCCCCACCAAACTCATGAAGGATCTAGGTTATGGTGAAGACTATAAATACGCACACGATTATGAAAACAATTTCGTAAACGAAGAATTTCTGCCGGATGAAATCTCTGGCACTGCATTTTACAAGCCCGGAAAGAACCAAAGGGAAAATACTCTAAGCGAATTTTTAAAAAGGCGTTGGAAGGACAAGTATGATTTTTAG